One genomic segment of Mobula hypostoma chromosome 2, sMobHyp1.1, whole genome shotgun sequence includes these proteins:
- the osr1 gene encoding protein odd-skipped-related 1 isoform X1 — protein sequence MPTWVCACATAAAPSSSTSAISSSEKAATLAVPEEFPGAGFCKLARSPAASALPASTMGSKTIPAPVPIHPSLQLANYAFLQASNGIPTPPEQLHNLYGFSTLHTVHLHQWTLGYPPMPLPRSSFSKVPAVSALVDTRFQLPTIPIFPHVFPPKQESSNVPNKTRPRFDFANLAIAATQEDHPKLGEIDEQCSPSAIGSLLDVTKLSSERKPTRGRLPSKTKKEFVCKFCGRHFTKSYNLLIHERTHTDERPYTCDICHKAFRRQDHLRDHRYIHSKEKPFKCQECGKGFCQSRTLAVHKTLHVQVKELKTSKIKC from the exons ATGCCAACTTGGGTATGCGCTTGTGCCACAGCCGCCGCCCCCTCCAGCTCCACATCTGCCATTAGTTCAAGCGAAAAAGCGGCGACCCTCGCAGTGCCCGAGGAGTTCCCCGGTGCAG GTTTCTGCAAGTTGGCCAGGTCTCCTGCAGCTAGCGCTCTACCTGCGAGCACGATGGGCAGTAAGACTATTCCGGCTCCGGTTCCCATTCACCCGTCGCTGCAGCTGGCGAATTATGCCTTTCTCCAAGCTTCCAACGGCATTCCCACGCCACCAGAGCAGCTGCACAACCTCTACGGCTTCAGCACCCTGCACACGGTCCACCTCCACCAGTGGACCCTGGGCTACCCTCCGATGCCTTTGCCCCGATCATCCTTTTCCAAAGTGCCCGCTGTTTCGGCTCTGGTCGACACTCGATTTCAACTGCCCACCATCCCGATCTTCCCTCATGTATTCCCGCCCAAGCAAGAATCAAGCAATGTTCCAAACAAGACAAGGCCTAGGTTCGACTTCGCCAATTTGGCCATTGCAGCCACCCAGGAGGATCATCCTAAACTCGGAGAAATAGACGAACAGTGTTCTCCTTCGGCCATTGGTTCCCTGCTGGATGTCACCAAGCTGTCGTCGGAAAGGAAGCCCACCAGGGGCAGATTGCCGTCCAAAACCAAGAAAGAATTTGTCTGTAAATTCTGTGGCAGGCACTTTACCAAATCTTACAATCTATTGATTCACGAAAGGACCCACACCGACGAACGGCCTTACACGTGTGACATTTGTCACAAAGCGTTTAGGAGACAGGATCACCTCCGCGATCACAG GTACATTCATTCCAAGGAAAAACCCTTCAAATGTCAAGAATGCGGCAAAGGATTTTGCCAGTCCAGAACATTAGCTGTTCACAAAACACTGCACGTGCAGGTAAAAGAACTCAAAACTTCTAAAATTAAGTGCTGA
- the osr1 gene encoding protein odd-skipped-related 1 isoform X2 has protein sequence MGSKTIPAPVPIHPSLQLANYAFLQASNGIPTPPEQLHNLYGFSTLHTVHLHQWTLGYPPMPLPRSSFSKVPAVSALVDTRFQLPTIPIFPHVFPPKQESSNVPNKTRPRFDFANLAIAATQEDHPKLGEIDEQCSPSAIGSLLDVTKLSSERKPTRGRLPSKTKKEFVCKFCGRHFTKSYNLLIHERTHTDERPYTCDICHKAFRRQDHLRDHRYIHSKEKPFKCQECGKGFCQSRTLAVHKTLHVQVKELKTSKIKC, from the exons ATGGGCAGTAAGACTATTCCGGCTCCGGTTCCCATTCACCCGTCGCTGCAGCTGGCGAATTATGCCTTTCTCCAAGCTTCCAACGGCATTCCCACGCCACCAGAGCAGCTGCACAACCTCTACGGCTTCAGCACCCTGCACACGGTCCACCTCCACCAGTGGACCCTGGGCTACCCTCCGATGCCTTTGCCCCGATCATCCTTTTCCAAAGTGCCCGCTGTTTCGGCTCTGGTCGACACTCGATTTCAACTGCCCACCATCCCGATCTTCCCTCATGTATTCCCGCCCAAGCAAGAATCAAGCAATGTTCCAAACAAGACAAGGCCTAGGTTCGACTTCGCCAATTTGGCCATTGCAGCCACCCAGGAGGATCATCCTAAACTCGGAGAAATAGACGAACAGTGTTCTCCTTCGGCCATTGGTTCCCTGCTGGATGTCACCAAGCTGTCGTCGGAAAGGAAGCCCACCAGGGGCAGATTGCCGTCCAAAACCAAGAAAGAATTTGTCTGTAAATTCTGTGGCAGGCACTTTACCAAATCTTACAATCTATTGATTCACGAAAGGACCCACACCGACGAACGGCCTTACACGTGTGACATTTGTCACAAAGCGTTTAGGAGACAGGATCACCTCCGCGATCACAG GTACATTCATTCCAAGGAAAAACCCTTCAAATGTCAAGAATGCGGCAAAGGATTTTGCCAGTCCAGAACATTAGCTGTTCACAAAACACTGCACGTGCAGGTAAAAGAACTCAAAACTTCTAAAATTAAGTGCTGA